Proteins from a single region of Fundulus heteroclitus isolate FHET01 chromosome 12, MU-UCD_Fhet_4.1, whole genome shotgun sequence:
- the LOC105926790 gene encoding phytanoyl-CoA hydroxylase-interacting protein isoform X1, with protein MCMAAPARYLCVVCSGRMGMSSPRQVTEMDAPLATPCNIQICEVTCDSFRIMWDMPPEDTARATHFFIDLSRRENRDPNRFKHRDVPTKLVAKAVPLPMAVRGHWFLSPRTDYCVAVQTAVRQPDGDYLVSEWSPVVEFCTGDYAMEHLQQLLDKASGSAGRLLRFSVFYRNQHPEYFDYVRRECGGLMRPALKDSSGSHGSPINGKLSGVFFSCNTEFDTGRPPKDSPYGPLRFQIPAGHLLNPNVCLYFADFYCMYTAYHYVVLVLAPVGTAGDDFCRTRMPRLDLASNPFLTYAAPQRQGEEPVYCHASDVILEVLFTEPVHLDQGGVEQISGHHQLMSLTTANAKKDPSCKVCNISVGR; from the exons GTGACAGAAATGGACGCCCCTCTCGCCACTCCTTGCAACATCCAGATCTGTGAGGTGACCTGTGACTCTTTCCGCATCATGTGGGATATGCCTCCAGAGGACACGGCCAGAGCAACGCATTTCTTCATCGACCTGAGCCGCAGGGAGAACAGGGACCCGAACCGCTTCAAACACAGG GACGTCCCGACCAAGCTGGTGGCCAAGGCTGTCCCTCTCCCCATGGCGGTGAGAGGACACTGGTTCCTCAGCCCGCGCACCGATTACTGTGTTGCTGTCCAAACAGCTGTCAGACAGCCGGACGGGGACTACCTGGTGTCCGAGTGGAGCCCGGTGGTGGAGTTCTGCACCGGAG ACTATGCCATGGAACACCTCCAGCAGCTTCTTGACAAGGCCAGCGGTTCTGCGGGACGGCTGCTGAGATTCTCGGTTTTCTATCGCAACCAGCACCCGGAATACTTTGACTATGTCAG GAGGGAATGTGGAGGACTGATGCGTCCGGCCCTGAAAGACAGCAGCGGGAGTCACGGCTCTCCGATCAACGGCAAACTCAGCGGAGTCTTCTTCAGCTGCAACACAGAGTTTGACACGGGGCGTCCTCCCAAAGACTCGCCGTACGGCCCCCTCAGATTCCAGATTCCCGCCGGACACCTGCTGAACCCAAACGTCTGCCTGTACTTCGCAGACTTCTACTGCATGTACACGGCGTACCACTACGTGGTGCTGGTGCTTGCGCCCGTCGGCACAGCCGGAGACGACTTCTGCCGCACCCGCATGCCAAGGCTGGACTTGGCCTCCAACCCTTTTCTGACCTACGCCGCCCCCCAGAGGCAGGGAGAAGAGCCTGTGTACTGCCACGCCAGTGACGTGATCCTGGAGGTGCTCTTCACGGAGCCCGTTCATCTGGACCAGGGAGGCGTGGAGCAGATCAGCGGGCACCACCAGCTCATGAGTCTGACCACAGCCAACGCCAAGAAGGATCCGAGCTGCAAAGTGTGCAACATCAGCGTGGGGCGCTGA
- the LOC105926790 gene encoding phytanoyl-CoA hydroxylase-interacting protein isoform X2 encodes MDAPLATPCNIQICEVTCDSFRIMWDMPPEDTARATHFFIDLSRRENRDPNRFKHRDVPTKLVAKAVPLPMAVRGHWFLSPRTDYCVAVQTAVRQPDGDYLVSEWSPVVEFCTGDYAMEHLQQLLDKASGSAGRLLRFSVFYRNQHPEYFDYVRRECGGLMRPALKDSSGSHGSPINGKLSGVFFSCNTEFDTGRPPKDSPYGPLRFQIPAGHLLNPNVCLYFADFYCMYTAYHYVVLVLAPVGTAGDDFCRTRMPRLDLASNPFLTYAAPQRQGEEPVYCHASDVILEVLFTEPVHLDQGGVEQISGHHQLMSLTTANAKKDPSCKVCNISVGR; translated from the exons ATGGACGCCCCTCTCGCCACTCCTTGCAACATCCAGATCTGTGAGGTGACCTGTGACTCTTTCCGCATCATGTGGGATATGCCTCCAGAGGACACGGCCAGAGCAACGCATTTCTTCATCGACCTGAGCCGCAGGGAGAACAGGGACCCGAACCGCTTCAAACACAGG GACGTCCCGACCAAGCTGGTGGCCAAGGCTGTCCCTCTCCCCATGGCGGTGAGAGGACACTGGTTCCTCAGCCCGCGCACCGATTACTGTGTTGCTGTCCAAACAGCTGTCAGACAGCCGGACGGGGACTACCTGGTGTCCGAGTGGAGCCCGGTGGTGGAGTTCTGCACCGGAG ACTATGCCATGGAACACCTCCAGCAGCTTCTTGACAAGGCCAGCGGTTCTGCGGGACGGCTGCTGAGATTCTCGGTTTTCTATCGCAACCAGCACCCGGAATACTTTGACTATGTCAG GAGGGAATGTGGAGGACTGATGCGTCCGGCCCTGAAAGACAGCAGCGGGAGTCACGGCTCTCCGATCAACGGCAAACTCAGCGGAGTCTTCTTCAGCTGCAACACAGAGTTTGACACGGGGCGTCCTCCCAAAGACTCGCCGTACGGCCCCCTCAGATTCCAGATTCCCGCCGGACACCTGCTGAACCCAAACGTCTGCCTGTACTTCGCAGACTTCTACTGCATGTACACGGCGTACCACTACGTGGTGCTGGTGCTTGCGCCCGTCGGCACAGCCGGAGACGACTTCTGCCGCACCCGCATGCCAAGGCTGGACTTGGCCTCCAACCCTTTTCTGACCTACGCCGCCCCCCAGAGGCAGGGAGAAGAGCCTGTGTACTGCCACGCCAGTGACGTGATCCTGGAGGTGCTCTTCACGGAGCCCGTTCATCTGGACCAGGGAGGCGTGGAGCAGATCAGCGGGCACCACCAGCTCATGAGTCTGACCACAGCCAACGCCAAGAAGGATCCGAGCTGCAAAGTGTGCAACATCAGCGTGGGGCGCTGA
- the zgc:77112 gene encoding protein phosphatase 1 regulatory subunit 3C, whose protein sequence is MEMSSPTVLSMLGLGSMAHSAGLVEIAVRLCLNQREQLCPHVWVPILKPQRPCIRPPATDQLPVDVTGHLGHPFSPFLRDPDDDSDLSTPIKNRRVVFADSLGFSLAAVRVFSHEEDQRDLGPLPSLQGLGSMTGDGYSCTVSTCCPGTRLKLGFPQPSLDFQAFRAKLAESMVTLESCSVSEQALQGSARVRNLSFQKDVRVRITFDSWGSYRDVPCTYLQKRFGGPQTDIFEFDIAVPKVLDAKRKIEFCLMYLPGGHREPFWDNNNGENYSILVCVSSHLCHGTGERA, encoded by the exons ATGGAGATGTCCAGCCCGAC TGTCCTGTCAATGCTCGGCCTGGGCTCCATGGCCCACTCGGCCGGGCTTGTGGAGATCGCGGTGCGGCTGTGCTTGAACCAGCGCGAACAGTTGTGTCCTCACGTGTGGGTTCCCATCCTGAAGCCTCAGCGGCCGTGCATCCGCCCCCCAGCAACAGACCAGCTCCCCGTCGACGTCACGGGCCATCTGGGCCACCCCTTCTCGCCTTTCCTGAGGGACCCGGACGACGACAGCGACCTCTCGACCCCAATCAAGAACAGGCGTGTGGTATTTGCAGACTCGCTGGGTTTCTCCCTGGCAGCCGTGCGCGTGTTTTCCCATGAAGAGGATCAGAGGGACCTGGGCCCGCTGCCCTCTCTGCAAGGCTTAGGGAGCATGACGGGGGACGGCTACAGCTGCACCGTCAGCACCTGCTGCCCGGGGACTCGGCTCAAGCTGGGCTTCCCGCAGCCCTCGCTGGACTTCCAGGCCTTCCGAGCCAAGCTGGCCGAGAGCATGGTCACCCTGGAGAGCTGCAGCGTCAGCGAACAGGCCCTGCAGGGCAGCGCGCGGGTCAGGAACCTCAGCTTTCAGAAGGACGTGCGCGTGCGCATCACCTTCGACTCCTGGGGCAGCTACAGGGACGTCCCCTGCACCTACCTGCAGAAGCGCTTCGGAGGGCCCCAGACCGACATCTTTGAGTTTGACATTGCCGTTCCTAAAGTGCTGGACGCCAAGAGGAAGATCGAGTTTTGTTTGATGTATCTGCCCGGAGGGCACAGGGAGCCGTTTTGGGACAATAACAACGGGGAGAATTACAGCATCCTGGTTTGTGTGAGCTCACATCTCTGCCACGGGACGGGCGAGAGGGCATGA